TATATATACTGAATTTATCGTACTCTAAGATACATATTGCAAATCAGAAATCACCCATCTGAGCAGTTCTTtacatttttctcttttccaaaATATCTTTGCATATTCCAAAGGGTCATGAATTTAGTGCAAAACCCAAAAGAACCATCTAGTTTGAAAATAATAAGATATAAACACTGATACGTTTGTTTTGCCTTTACGGTAGTCTTTGTTGGTAGTAGAAGCCAACCTAGACATTCATCTTCTCTAATCTAATGGATTGTATATATTTATAACGGGAAGGCTAAATGGCTGTCGAATGATTTTTGATAGCTAAATCATTCATGTTTTAATATATTCAGAACCGTTGTTTCAtatgttgtagtaaaatattaCATGAGGTGATTTGATTGTGTTTCAGTCTTTTaaaagattgaaacattttcgatctacttggtAAAACAACGCTCGATTGGCTTCGAAATTTGCATGATGGAAGCCTAAAAAATCATGCGAATCCCATATAAACTTTTTCTCGATGTACTCGGATTTGTTTCATGTTTTAATATATTTAGAACCATAGTTTCATATGTTATGTTGTAGCAAAAAGTTTCATGGGGTGATTTGATTGTGTTCCAGCTTTTTAaaaagattgaaacattttcaatctacttggtgaaacatTTTCGCTCTACTTGATGAAACACTGCATGATGGAAGCCTAAAAAATCATGTGAATCCCATATAGACAGCTATTTATAACGCACATTACAATTACAAGAACTAAATGGGGTTTATGCAGATTTTTGCTAACCATAGATGAAGGTTTAGGAATAGGTCATCATTTGTGCCTGTAGGCTGGTGTAGGCTGGTGTTTCAGTTAGTTCTCTTGTTTTCCATCAAATTGCGTTGTGCAATTCACAATCGTTTTAATGCAAACTTCGTAATAATTTGGTTGTAACTTATTCAGAGCAAAGACTGGAATGgttcttccattatctaaaatgtAGAATTCATAAATCAACAATTAGGATCACTTTTACTAGTGATAATAAGCAAAGGTACATGAAATTGGTTTTTTAGAATATTACAGAAATTAGAAAATGGCAAAGTATTTATTGTTGTCCTGCTGTTAATTAAAAAACCGACGTTTAAACATCTAAAAAAACCTCCGATGAGgtttacacatatcacaaataGCACATTTATAATTGATTCAACCCTACACTACATAGGCACTTCCAAGGCAATTTTATTACTaggactaattaattaattagctgaaaacacacatacacaaaaagaaataaaaagtcaaGTGGTAGGCAGCTTGCGTTTGTAGGTGGCAGCGCAGCAGACGAAGGCGATGAGGTTGATGAGCTGCAACGCCGCCATCAACCAGAAGAATCGATCGAGATGTCCCTCGTTCAGATTCTCCGGGATCcatccgccatggccgccgccgccgccggtgacggagCTGATGATGGTGAGCATGGCGGAGAGGAGGTAGCTCCCGGGGGTGACCATGATGAGCGAGCACGCCTGGCACAAGCTCCTCATGGCGTCGGGGCTCTGCTCGTACGCGAACTCGATGTACCCAACGACGCCGAACACCTTCGCCACCCCGACGAGCACGTACTGCGGCGCCTGCCACAGGATGCTCACCGCCGGAGCATCCGCCTCCACGCTGCGGAGGCGCGCCGTCTcaacggccgcggcggcggcgagcgcgagaaCGGCGAAGACCATTCCGACGCCGATGCGGTGCAGCTCGGAGAGGCCGCGCTTGACGCCGGTGAGCCTGCTCACCGCCGGCATGAGGACCCTGTCGTATGTCGGCGCGAGGACGAGGATGCAGACGCAGGTGAAGGTCGTCAGCGACGCCGGTGGcaaggcgaaggcggcggcgacgtggttgTCCATGGCGCCTCCCTGCTCGACGAACAGCGGGAAGCAGGCCTCGGCGGTGTTGAAGATTACTCCGGTGAGGAAGATGGGGAGCATCCTCGCAAAGATCTTGAGCTCCTCCACCTGCGTCACCGTGCACAGCTTCCATGGACGACTAGCTGATGCTTCATCGGATGCAGTGATAGTGGCAGCTCGGTCAAAGAACCTAATTGCAACAATTAGTGATAAaaattcatcaaatttgatcttgTGTTTTCAGTTCACTGAACAACTCAATATAGGTACGGTGAAGATTAATAAGTGATCACCATCTGTAATTTTGTAAGCTGAAAGTATGACTTTTAGCAGGATTCTACATTTCGGATTTAAATTTCCAGTTTCCATGCTATTGCATTCTAAGATTTAGAAAATTTTGTCGAAATTTTGTTAAACGACACCTGCCGTTAGCCCGTTACGGCAGATGATGCATAATGAATTGAGATCAGAAATTGATCAGAATTGGCAGAATTTAGTTTACCTGAGTCCATCAGTGTGCATCAGCTTCCTGCTGCCAACAATGGCAGACTCCTTCCCTGGCATCTCATAGAGCAGAGAGCTGTCACTTGGCACGTCCACGTGGACCTTGCGAAACGCCGCCACGACAACCTGGCAGATCCTAGTAAGCGCGCTACCGCCGGGTTTCTGGTACCTGTAAAACCTCATACTCGCAAGGAATCCGACAACGCCGATGACCGAGAACAGTGTAGGGATCCCAAAACCCAGTCCCCAACCACAGTTATCCTGAACCCACACTATAACCGTGCTCGCGACGAAGAACCCGCCATTGACAGCGAAGTAGTACCAGTTGTAGAAGAGCTCCTTCTGCGCCTTCTCTGAAACGTCGGTGTCGTCGAACTGATCGGCTCCGAATGTCGGCACACATGGCCATATGCCACCCAAGCCCAGAGCTGTCATGTAGAGGCCAAGAGAGGACAATGCCTCCTGAGGAAAGGTTGCCATTGATCTGTGCATGTTTGGTGGAACCACTGCTGAAAGTGTGAGTAGAACCATTCCCTGAAAATGTACAGTACATAACACAAATGTTCAGACAACTTAACTGATATTCAGACAACTTTGCTCGTATtcagaaaaatatgaaaatgttgtGATCTCTTACAAAGGTAAAGGTGGTCAGGGAGACGACGATTGTGCGGTGCCTTCCCCAATAGGAGTCTGCGAGGAACGCGCCGAGTATTGTGGTGAGGTAGCAGTTACCCTGCCAAGCAGCGATGTTGCTAGCA
Above is a window of Oryza sativa Japonica Group chromosome 10, ASM3414082v1 DNA encoding:
- the LOC4347964 gene encoding protein NRT1/ PTR FAMILY 8.5 isoform X1; the protein is MEGSITDAKLPLLPLLNGTPSLQEEGPYTGNGSVDVKGNPASKTHTGKWKACYSILGGEFCGALAYYAVGTNLVSYLTKVQGQSNVTAASNIAAWQGNCYLTTILGAFLADSYWGRHRTIVVSLTTFTFGMVLLTLSAVVPPNMHRSMATFPQEALSSLGLYMTALGLGGIWPCVPTFGADQFDDTDVSEKAQKELFYNWYYFAVNGGFFVASTVIVWVQDNCGWGLGFGIPTLFSVIGVVGFLASMRFYRYQKPGGSALTRICQVVVAAFRKVHVDVPSDSSLLYEMPGKESAIVGSRKLMHTDGLRFFDRAATITASDEASASRPWKLCTVTQVEELKIFARMLPIFLTGVIFNTAEACFPLFVEQGGAMDNHVAAAFALPPASLTTFTCVCILVLAPTYDRVLMPAVSRLTGVKRGLSELHRIGVGMVFAVLALAAAAAVETARLRSVEADAPAVSILWQAPQYVLVGVAKVFGVVGYIEFAYEQSPDAMRSLCQACSLIMVTPGSYLLSAMLTIISSVTGGGGGHGGWIPENLNEGHLDRFFWLMAALQLINLIAFVCCAATYKRKLPTT
- the LOC4347964 gene encoding protein NRT1/ PTR FAMILY 8.5 isoform X2, encoding MANEEQRQWMDGEFGCQPEEGPYTGNGSVDVKGNPASKTHTGKWKACYSILGGEFCGALAYYAVGTNLVSYLTKVQGQSNVTAASNIAAWQGNCYLTTILGAFLADSYWGRHRTIVVSLTTFTFGMVLLTLSAVVPPNMHRSMATFPQEALSSLGLYMTALGLGGIWPCVPTFGADQFDDTDVSEKAQKELFYNWYYFAVNGGFFVASTVIVWVQDNCGWGLGFGIPTLFSVIGVVGFLASMRFYRYQKPGGSALTRICQVVVAAFRKVHVDVPSDSSLLYEMPGKESAIVGSRKLMHTDGLRFFDRAATITASDEASASRPWKLCTVTQVEELKIFARMLPIFLTGVIFNTAEACFPLFVEQGGAMDNHVAAAFALPPASLTTFTCVCILVLAPTYDRVLMPAVSRLTGVKRGLSELHRIGVGMVFAVLALAAAAAVETARLRSVEADAPAVSILWQAPQYVLVGVAKVFGVVGYIEFAYEQSPDAMRSLCQACSLIMVTPGSYLLSAMLTIISSVTGGGGGHGGWIPENLNEGHLDRFFWLMAALQLINLIAFVCCAATYKRKLPTT